One genomic window of Haloferax mediterranei ATCC 33500 includes the following:
- a CDS encoding DUF7847 domain-containing protein — protein MAAIKSLQTALRGIRTNPVLFLGGLILGLVVLPQTAAQLAQIPLLPLALQALTFFITPFIIAGIYGMADEAVESDTSRTSLSTLTDVGREKYVPLLLANVVELGITLPFVIIFIFLAIAGVFTLGISAAATGSGLALNGGVIVLLLFAGLLVLAYIIIMFFIQFFPVAVVVNDAGAIESFQQSYRFVWSNIVPTLGYSVIQVVAGIITALPVLGFVFFRTIQDFQTIQSTGGAATAGMPAGMGFSAVEIAAITLLSLAMQMLLTAFKTTYAVAFFEEHQSSPAEPTGPDIDGDSVIPQFE, from the coding sequence ATGGCTGCTATCAAGTCCCTCCAAACCGCCCTCCGAGGTATCAGAACGAACCCGGTCTTGTTCCTCGGCGGACTCATTCTCGGTCTCGTCGTACTCCCGCAGACCGCCGCACAGTTGGCGCAAATCCCCCTCCTCCCGCTGGCGTTGCAGGCGCTGACGTTCTTTATCACGCCGTTCATCATCGCTGGAATCTACGGCATGGCCGACGAGGCAGTCGAAAGCGACACGTCGCGGACCTCGCTGTCCACACTGACCGACGTCGGTCGTGAGAAGTACGTGCCGCTCTTGCTGGCGAACGTTGTCGAGTTGGGTATCACCCTCCCCTTCGTCATCATCTTCATCTTCCTCGCTATCGCAGGCGTGTTTACACTCGGCATCAGTGCTGCCGCCACTGGCAGCGGCCTTGCCCTCAATGGCGGCGTCATCGTCCTTCTCCTCTTCGCCGGGCTGCTCGTGTTGGCATACATCATCATCATGTTCTTCATCCAGTTCTTCCCGGTCGCTGTCGTTGTCAACGACGCCGGTGCAATCGAGTCGTTCCAACAAAGCTATCGCTTCGTCTGGTCGAATATCGTGCCGACGCTCGGCTACTCGGTTATCCAAGTGGTCGCCGGAATCATCACTGCACTGCCTGTTTTGGGATTCGTGTTCTTCCGGACGATTCAGGACTTCCAAACGATACAGAGCACGGGCGGGGCTGCGACCGCAGGCATGCCTGCCGGGATGGGTTTTTCGGCGGTCGAAATCGCCGCCATTACGCTCCTTTCACTGGCGATGCAGATGTTACTGACGGCGTTCAAGACCACCTACGCGGTCGCTTTCTTCGAGGAACACCAATCAAGCCCTGCCGAACCTACCGGTCCAGACATCGACGGCGATTCGGTGATTCCACAATTCGAGTAG
- a CDS encoding PUA domain-containing protein: MTEADAADLADLRVVADYQFGGGAGDALFPADADIELSRSRSGRPRQVYVEGDRVTSYGTDGRFTLGIAGGRRLRAELDDAYVVRVGDESIPFVRDGKNVFAKFVTDVDPGIRPSDEVCVVGPDGNLLGVGRAELSADAMLDFETGMAVRVREGAGSEE, from the coding sequence ATGACCGAAGCCGACGCGGCCGACCTGGCAGACCTCCGGGTCGTCGCAGACTACCAGTTTGGGGGCGGTGCGGGTGACGCGCTGTTCCCTGCCGACGCGGATATCGAACTCTCACGCTCGCGGAGCGGCCGCCCGCGACAGGTGTACGTCGAGGGCGACCGCGTCACCTCCTACGGAACCGACGGCCGCTTCACCCTCGGCATTGCCGGCGGGCGGCGACTCCGTGCCGAACTCGACGATGCGTACGTCGTCCGCGTGGGCGACGAGTCCATCCCGTTCGTTCGCGACGGCAAGAACGTCTTCGCGAAGTTCGTGACCGATGTGGACCCCGGCATCCGCCCGAGCGACGAGGTTTGCGTCGTCGGTCCCGACGGCAACCTCCTCGGCGTCGGGCGCGCGGAACTCTCTGCAGATGCCATGCTCGACTTCGAGACGGGGATGGCCGTGCGGGTCCGCGAAGGTGCGGGAAGCGAAGAATAG